The sequence TTGTAGACGGTGCCATGGCCTCCGTGCCCGAGCACACGCGTCGGGTCAAAGTTGTTGGTTGCTTTCTCTAGCTCTTCCAAGGAAAATATCCTTGTGCTGTGAGTGACGCTTTCACTGGTGGATGAGATCAGCTGCTCCAGGAGCAGGCCTTTGTTTTTTCTGAAGAATGCCCTTCGGATTTTCCTTTGAGCGCCTCTCTTCAATCTCCTCACTAGTATAATCGCACCCAGTGCAAGAGCTAGCACTCCAAAACCACTGCCGATCCCAGTAGAAACCCCTACATGAGTAATTGCAACAGATGAAgatttgttttatttttctgaaaattgGGAATGCACAAGACAGCGAACAGCACTGACATACCCAAAATAAGATTTTGCCGCTTATCGGGAGTGCACTGTTTTCCTACTGGATCAAAGAACATGCCATGAGGGCAACAACGGAAGCTTCCTTTCAGGTTATAGCATGTCCCATTACAGCTATTGGGTAACAGGCACTCGTCAATATCTGCAAGCAGAATACTAAAATGTAAACTGGAGTGGGTGATATGTCATTTTGTATTTCTATTTGCTTTCTACCTACTAAACACTTGTTAATATCAGCAAACAACATATATAAAATTATACAGATAGCATGCCACTCATGAAAATTCCATGTTAAAGCTCCGTATTTCTGCATACCATAAAACAGAATACGCTAAAATACAAGAGCACATACCTGTGCATCCACTTTGGACATAAGGATTTCCTTCAAAGCCAGGAGAGCACTTGCATCGGTAACCAATGTAGAGTTTTCCATGTGTGACACCAATACACTCACTATTCGCGCTACGGCATGCATATGCACTGTCGTTTTTTGCATTTTCACATGTCAGATTGGCCGCAGACCACCTCCAGACACCAAATTCCTCAGATAAATCAGACTTATCCAATCCATATACTAGCTGCTGACCAAAGTATCCGGAGCCACCGTAGTATATTGATAGATAATTCATGTTGGCATCTTCAAACTCTGAAAGCTTATTAACATATAGCAGTCCATCATCTAATGAAATATTTGTCACTTCATATTTTACAGGTGGCCTGCCAATAAGAGTGCGATTGGATGCGCAATTCAGTTGAAATCTCCTGGTAGCATAACACCCTGGTTCAAACCCAAAGGGGAAAGGAATGTTTGTGCTACCACATGATCTAGAACAGTTCATTTTGGGGGTATGATTATACTCTGTTTCAGTGAAGAAATATCAGTAACCAATCATATGTAATGAGATAACAATCAATGGACAAATGAAGCACTTTATACACCATTTGTTGTTCAAATCCCTGACTATCATTTCCAGAATGTTCTTAACACATCACACAattcatatactccctctgttccctttTATAAGACGTTTAGAGAATTCAGACAGAGCACAAAACAGCTCAATGTTGGCTCTCCAAAACGTCTTataaaaaggaacggagggagtacttttttgaaaaatataattcATATAATTGGATGAGCAgacaaatgaaaaaaaaaactagGTGTGGAAGGAGGGTGAGTACCTTGTTTGCAATCATCAAGAATGTAGGGATTACCATCATCAGAACTGCCAGAGCAGGTACAGGAGTAGCCTCCATTTGTCACATTCACACAATTGCTACTGCCACAGGCATACCGCGCCTTATCATCCGACCGAGCTTTAGCGCAATTGGGCTTATCTGTGATCACAGTCGAGAGGTACGCAGCAGAGGAAGCACCAacagtgctcgcatttatcttatCAGACAAAAGGTCCGCGATACGAAACATATACGGGCGGAATGACAAGAAAGCCTTGATGGTGATATTAGCAAAAGGCTGCGGTACCGTCTCGTTGTTCTTCACGATGGTCACCCTAAAGCCTCGGAACGCCACGGGGAAAGTGACGGTGCAGCAGCCCATGCCATTGCAGATCCCTCCACCTTCCGTCACGAGGAGCAAGCTCGCCATGGAGGCGCACTTAATCGTGCAGTGGCCGACGAGGTCACCCGTGTCAGGGTGGTACAGGTAGACCCCGATGCCGCAGCCGAGGAACCCCAGGTAGTTGTAGGTCGCGATGTTGAGGTTCCTCCCTGGAGACTCCCAAGACAGGTTGTAGGTGCCAACACCCGGCACCATGGGGATGGTGTACATGATGGAGGCAAGGACGGTTCCTGAAGGGAAGAGGCTGATCACCTGGGTGGTGGTGTTGCCTAGGAAGATCTTGGGAGGCTTGGTGGTGGTGTCGCAGATGAGGTCGAAGCCGCGCCGGAAGCAGCCTGGCCCGACGCCGAAGGGGTACGAGATGCTCACATCCCCACAGGTTTTGGGGCAGTGCGCGAGGCTAGGGGCAGATGGAGGATCAGGGGCTGCAGATGCCACCTTGGTGTTCATGGCAGTGGGTGCCAAGCTCCACAACCACACCAACAACAGCACCAGCCGCATGCTGGCTAACAGAATTTTGTTTGTTGAACCCAAAAGGTGGGAGAGAATAGAGCACCCTCCCTGTATTGTGTAGCAGAAGCATATCAAAGATGTGATTTGCAGAGCAACCGGAAGACTTCACCGCTCTCTCCCGTGGGAACTCCGGAAGACTTTCGTGCGTATAATAAGTTCTAGAATGCATTGTCGACAACCAAGCGAAGCACGTCACGATAGATTTTGTCAAAAAGGAGAATAGGGAATTCCACTTGGTCATGAATTGGTGGTCTGCGTTCGTGCCATACATCAACATCTTGAATACAGGTTTGCTGACTTGTGTGGTCTTGTGCAAGACTTGCTGACCTCTGTTTTTTCTTGGAACCAACATCATATGTGAAGTAGCAATATTCATACAATTCTCGTTAACACAATTCATCAATGGAGGAGGGAACGCCACCTGTGCCTGGGTGACACAGGGAACAAGCTTGTGCAAGACTTTTTTGACTTGTGTTAGTAGTTGAGAGCCGCTGGTGCACATGAAGGCGAGATGGACACGACGCCGATTGTGAACGCGCGACTAAATTGTCGATGCAGCATCAAAGACACATGAAGGTGAACAAGACTCATGTGACTTGTGCTAGTTGTTGACAGCCACTGTTGTGCAGAGGAAGGCAAGATTTACACGACGCAAGCGCGGCTAAATGTAGTCAATTTTGACAATTCAGAAGCATCAAAGCTGTGTTCAGACTTCATACCATACCGTGTGTGATCTGTGAACTTGTAGTTAAGGTGGAGGAGTATGTATTGATCGATGGAGACGCACCAGCATCATCCTGGCTAGGAAAGATCCGAGAAACTCAAGGGCCTGTTGAGTTGCGGCTCACGGGGTCAGTTCCTTGCACACATACGGGGAAACTATCAGGAAGAAGACAGCGATGGAGCTCTGCTCCTGATGTGTTCGGAGAAATTACCTGTGGCGGAGAAGATGCGGATGGTCATCCAAGAAGAAGAATGCGTTGGTCGCTGCTTGCTTGCGCCGTCGCCGAGAGCGAGCGAGCGAGGCAACACGAGCCCCGTCGCTGCTCCCGGCCGGCCGCGTTGCTCGGCAAGCCGCCGTTGCGGACGGAGGGGATACACCGAGCTATACCCGCCTGACTGAGGGGAGGCAGGTCGAGCAGCGCGGAGTGCTCCGAGCGGGAGAGGAGGCGAGCCGCTAACCCGGACGCTGGGCCAgcatcggaggaggaggagggggagagggggacccgcgcctcgccgccggtgGGCGCCGACCGGCGCGGTGGTCCTGCCTGCCCGCGAGCTGCTCGGCGGAATGCGCACGCGCGCGGAGGCTGGGCGAACAGTTTTTTTTTACACTATTCATAtctgattttctcttttttgtcttctgaTTGTAGTTCGAATTAGGAGCTTAAACTTTTTGAACTTGTACATCAAAAAGATTCATAATTTTTAAACATGTTTTGTATCTTCAAAAAGATTGACCTCACATCACATAAGGACAGGTTCTATAAAgtcttcccccctccccctttCCATCCCTTCCAATTCGTCGTTTGTCGGGGCAACCTAGCCCCACAATGCATCCCCCTTCTGGGCCAGATATGTATCCCACCGCAGNNNNNNNNNNNNNNNNNNNNNNNNNNNNNNNNNNNNNNNNNNNNNNNNNNNNNNNNNNNNNNNNNNNNNNNNNNNNNNNNNNNNNNNNNNNNNNNNNNNNNNNNNNNNNNNNNNNNNNNNNNNNNNNNNNNNNNNNNNNNNNNNNNNNNNNNNNNNNNGTCGCCCTCCTCTGGCGACCCGGGGGGACCCTAGCCGCTGTCGCCGCCCTCCCCCGCATCACCGCCGCCGGAGGGCCGGCCGGCAATGCCGCGCCGGACCccaggaaggcggcggcggggcggatctGACCCCCCTTGTGCTCCAACACGACCCCACGCCACCCCTCCCCCCCTACGACGGCCGCCTCCTGCCGGCCTGATGGGGCTGCGGGTGCCCTGGGCGTGCTGGGCGGCCGGATCCGCCGTCCCTCGTCGGCTTGCCCCCCGCACGACTCCAGGCGTGCTGCCCCTCCCCGTCCTCGTGCTATTTCTTCTCTAGGTCGTCGCGGGCGCTCCCCCTCCCAGCTGCTGCCCGTCTCCTGCCGGCACGGCCCAGTCTGTCGCTGGTGCTACTACCGGCCGCGTTTGGGTGCGGGATTTGCGCCTGTTTTGCGGGATCACatggcctgaaggaaatatgccctagaggcaataataaagttattatttatttccttataatcatgataaatgtttattattcatgctagaattgtatttaccggaaacataatacatgtgtgaatacgtagacaaacaaagtgtcactagtatgcctctacttgactagctcgttaatcaaagatggttatgtttcctaaccatgaacaatgagttgttatttgattaacgaggtcacatcattagtagaatgatctgattgacatgacccattccattagcttagcacccgatcgtttagtatgttgctattgctttcttcatgacttatacatgttcctatgactatgagattatgcaactcccgtttaccggaggaacactttgggtactaccaaacgtcacaacgtaactgggtgattataaaggagtactacaggtgtctccaatggtctatgttgggttggcgtatttcgagattaggatttgtcactccgattgtcggagaggtatctctgggccctctcggtaatacacatcacataagccttgcaagcattacaactaatatgttagttgtgagatgatgtattacggaacgagtaaagagacttgccggtaacgagattgaactaggtattggataccgacgatcgaatctcgggcaagtaacataccgatgacaaagggaacaacgtatgttgttatgcggtctgaccgataaagatctccgtagaatatgtaggagccaatatgggcatccaggtcccgctattggttattgaccagagacgtgtctcggtcatgtctacattgttctcgaacccgtagggtccgcacgcttaaggttacgatgacagttatattatgagtttatgcattttgatgtaccgaaggttgttcggagtcccggatgtgatcacggacatgacgaggagtctcgaaatggtcgagatataaagattgatatattggaagtctatgtttggacatcggaagtgttccgggtgaaatcgggattttaccgggttaccgggaggttaccggaaccccccgggaaccatatgggccttcatgggccttagtggaaaggagaaaggggcagcccaagggggctgcgcgcctccccccttcccctagtcctattaggactaggagaggtggccggccacccctctccctctttcccccttgggaatcctagttggaataggattggggggggggggagtcctactcccggtaggagtaggactcctcctgcgcctctccctcttggccggcgcccccttcccccttggctcctttatatacggaggcaggggcacctctaaacacacaagttgacacaagttgatccacgtgatcgattccttagccgtgtgcggtgccccctgccaccatattcctcgataatactgtagcggagtttaggcgaagccctgctgctgtagttcatcaagatcgtcaccacgccgtcgtgctgacgaaactcttctccgacactttgctggatcggagtccggggatcgtcatcgagctgaacgtgtgctcgaactcggaggtgccgtagtttcggtgcttgatcggttggatcgagaagacgtacgactacttcctctacgtcgtgtcatcgcttccgcagtcggtctgcgttgggtacgtagacaatactctcccctcgttgctatgcatcacatgatcttgcgtgtgcgtaggaaattttttgaaattactacgaaacccaacagtggcatccgagcctaggttatttatgttgatgttatatgcacgagtagaacacaagtgagttgtggacgatacaagtcatactgcctaccagcatgtcatactttggttcggcggtattgttggacgagacgacccggaccaaccttacgcgtacgcttacgcgagaccggttccctcgacgtgctttgcatagagatggcttgcgggcgactgtctctccaactttagttgaaccaagtatggctacgcccggtccttgcgaaggttaaaacggagtctatttgacaaactatcattgtggttttgatgcgtaggtgagattggttcttacttaagcccgtagcagccacgtaaaacatgcaacaacaaagtagaggacgtctaacttgtttttgcagggcatattgtgatgtgatatggtcaaggcatgatgctgaattttattgtatgagatgatcatgttttgtaaccaagttatcggcaactggcaggagccatatggttgtcgctttattgtatgcaatgcaatcgcgatgtaatgctttactttattactaaacggtagtaatagtcgtgaaagcataagattggcaagacgacaacgatgctacgatggagatcaaggtgtcgcgccggtgacgatggtgatcatgacggtgcttcggagatggagatcacaagcacaagatgatgatggccatatcatatcacttatattgattgcatgtgatgtttatctttttatgcatcttatcttgctttgattgacggtagctttataagatgatctctcactaaattatcaagaagtgttctccctgagtatgcaccgttgcgaaagttcttcgtgctgagacaccacgtgatgatcgggtgtgataggctctacgttcaaatacaacgggtgcaaaacagttgcgcacgcagaatactcaggttaaacttgacgagcctagcatatacagatatggcctcggaacacggagaccgaaaggtcgagcgtgaatcatatagtagatatgatcaacataatgatgttcaccgatgaaactactccatctcacgtgatgatcggacatggtttagttgatttggatcacgtgatcacttagaggattagagggatgtctatctaagtgggagttctttagtaatatgattaattgaacttaaaatttatcatgaacttagtccctgaaagtatcttgcttgtttatgttgattgtagatagatggctcgtgctgttgttccgttgaattttaatgcgttccttgagaaagcatagttgaaagatga comes from Triticum aestivum cultivar Chinese Spring chromosome 5B, IWGSC CS RefSeq v2.1, whole genome shotgun sequence and encodes:
- the LOC123114234 gene encoding wall-associated receptor kinase-like 6 gives rise to the protein MRLVLLLVWLWSLAPTAMNTKVASAAPDPPSAPSLAHCPKTCGDVSISYPFGVGPGCFRRGFDLICDTTTKPPKIFLGNTTTQVISLFPSGTVLASIMYTIPMVPGVGTYNLSWESPGRNLNIATYNYLGFLGCGIGVYLYHPDTGDLVGHCTIKCASMASLLLVTEGGGICNGMGCCTVTFPVAFRGFRVTIVKNNETVPQPFANITIKAFLSFRPYMFRIADLLSDKINASTVGASSAAYLSTVITDKPNCAKARSDDKARYACGSSNCVNVTNGGYSCTCSGSSDDGNPYILDDCKQEYNHTPKMNCSRSCGSTNIPFPFGFEPGCYATRRFQLNCASNRTLIGRPPVKYEVTNISLDDGLLYVNKLSEFEDANMNYLSIYYGGSGYFGQQLVYGLDKSDLSEEFGVWRWSAANLTCENAKNDSAYACRSANSECIGVTHGKLYIGYRCKCSPGFEGNPYVQSGCTDIDECLLPNSCNGTCYNLKGSFRCCPHGMFFDPVGKQCTPDKRQNLILGVSTGIGSGFGVLALALGAIILVRRLKRGAQRKIRRAFFRKNKGLLLEQLISSTSESVTHSTRIFSLEELEKATNNFDPTRVLGHGGHGTVYKGILSDQRVVAIKKSKMVEQSEIDQFVNEVSILSQIIHRNVVKLFGCCLESEVPLLVYEFISNGTLHDLLHGDQGAKCLLTWDDRIRVALEAAGALAYLHSSAAMPIFHRDVKSANILLDDTFTTKVSDFGASRSISIDQTHVVTIVQGTFGYLDPEYYYTGQLTEKSDVYSFGVILVELLTRKKPIFLNSLGEQQNLCHYFLGRLKDETVMDIIDSQVVDEASQSEIDEIASVAVMCLRTRGGQRPKMKEVELRLQLLRARRRPRRTHEQELRRDGDTKPSLSTPMKSRSTSVAMAKNVELGVVAVNSSSQALTRCYSMEQEMAASSEFPR